In one Rhizobium leguminosarum genomic region, the following are encoded:
- a CDS encoding DUF982 domain-containing protein → MRRDFWDQPVEVIIGDGDHLKSIRSSRDALAYLMTCWPRKKAASFAVAKRICTDAVDGRADSSAAASAFKVAAKEAGVLH, encoded by the coding sequence ATGCGCCGCGATTTTTGGGACCAGCCCGTTGAGGTCATCATTGGGGATGGCGACCACCTTAAGAGTATCCGCAGCAGCAGGGACGCGCTCGCATATCTCATGACCTGTTGGCCGCGTAAGAAAGCAGCGTCCTTCGCCGTCGCGAAGAGGATCTGCACGGACGCCGTCGATGGGCGGGCCGATTCATCGGCGGCCGCATCGGCATTCAAAGTTGCGGCGAAAGAAGCTGGCGTCCTTCATTAG
- a CDS encoding cold-shock protein: MPTGTVKFFNDDKGFGFITPEDGGQDVFVHVSALQRGGSLREGDKVSFDVGQDRKTGKSKAENVSTL; this comes from the coding sequence ATGCCGACAGGTACGGTTAAATTCTTCAATGACGACAAGGGCTTCGGCTTCATTACCCCTGAGGATGGCGGACAAGACGTGTTCGTGCACGTGTCTGCGCTGCAGCGCGGCGGCTCGCTCCGCGAAGGCGACAAGGTCAGCTTTGACGTCGGACAGGATCGCAAGACCGGAAAATCAAAGGCTGAGAACGTCTCAACCCTCTGA